A region of Osmia bicornis bicornis unplaced genomic scaffold, iOsmBic2.1, whole genome shotgun sequence DNA encodes the following proteins:
- the LOC123989069 gene encoding uncharacterized protein LOC123989069, translating to MTEWYVSEGLSLAHQKTEAIMLTARKIPKPLTFKCGDSDITVQEKALNYASALSLLMPNAYSAGNLPRRLYYRVVEAVIMYAAPIWGTSLVFKGNVDLINGMQRTALLRVARAYCTTSADALCVITGHIPLDLLVGERMRLFEKRSKNPNKALNDRDKEEERKNTMARWQEHWGSSMKGRWTYRLIPNIGEWYNWGPGLLDYHLTQALIGHGCFGMYLKKFKKQESADCWFCPGITDDPEHTIF from the exons ATGACCGAGTGGTACGTATCAGAGGGCCTCTCTTTGGCCCACCAGAAAACTGAGGCCATTATGCTAACAGCAAGAAAGATCCCTAAACCGTTAACCTTCAAGTGCGGAGACAGCGATATTACGGTCCAGGAGAA AGCACTGAATTACGCCAGTGCACTATCGTTACTGATGCCTAATGCGTACAGTGCTGGAAACCTCCCACGGAGATTATACTACAGGGTCGTGGAGGCAGTGATCATGTACGCAGCACCAATCTGGGGGACGAGCCTGGTGTTTAAAGGCAACGTAGACCTAATAAACGGAATGCAACGCACGGCATTACTTAGGGTGGCAAGAGCCTACTGCACCACCTCGGCAGACGCGCTGTGTGTAATCACGGGCCACATACCACTTGACTTGCTAGTGGGTGAGAGGATGAGGCTTTTCGAGAAAAGAAGTAAAAACCCGAACAAAGCCCTGAATGACAGAGacaaagaagaggaaagaaagaacaCCATGGCAAGGTGGCAGGAGCATTGGGGCTCCTCAATGAAGGGACGTTGGACATACAGGTTGATCCCAAACATAGGTGAATGGTACAACTGGGGCCCAGGACTGCTGGATTACCATCTCACCCAAGCCCTTATAGGACATGGGTGTTTCGGCATGTACctaaaaaagtttaaaaaacaGGAAAGTGCAGACTGCTGGTTTTGCCCGGGGATAACGGACGACCCAGAACATACCATTTTTTAG